DNA sequence from the Actinomycetota bacterium genome:
CCAGAGGTCCCCTCTGGCAAAAACCCTGACAACCCGTGGGTATAACCTCAACTTCAAGACCCTGCTTTTCTATCTCTTTAGAAAAGGCTCTTATTACATCGATGGAACCGGATGCACGACAACCTGTCCCTGCACACACTTTCACTCTATGCTTCTTTGCTTCTCTTTTGTGGATGAGTACCTCTCTGAGGGCTTGTAAATCCTCTACGCTTTTTAATCTAGTCACCTTGCTCCTCTTCCCCTCTCAACTTTGCGACTATCTTCTTTGGGTTCTTCTCTTTAGAGACCACGTCGTTAATGACTACGACCGGGGCTAGGGCACAACAACCAACACAACTGACGGTCTCCAAAGTGAATTTTAAATCACCGCTGGTCTCTCCATCTTTTAAACCTAAATTGGTCTCAAATTCTTCCAGAATTGCATGCGAACCCCGAACGTGGCAAGCCGTACCCACACATACCCTGATGATATTCTCACCGCGAGGCGTGAAATAGAAACGGGTATAAAACGAGGCCACCCCATAGACGTGTGCCAGGGAGATATCAAGCTCTTCCGCGATGACCTTCATCGCATTTTCTGGAAGATAGCCAAACTCACATTGAACATCCTGCAAAATGTGGACGAGCACTCCTTCTTTGCCCTCATATTTTTTCACTATCTCCCGAGTCTTTTCCCCCTCTAAGCAAGTGCAGATTTTCTCCATAGAAAACAAGCCTTTCTTAAACTTTACACCATTTACCCTCGGCTAAAAGGTCGATTGCCTTCCTCACCAAGTTTACGGCTTCGGGGTGGCGCATGATCAAGATATTTGCACCAGCTAAGGCCAAGCTTATCGCGGTAAGGGCTTCCCATAAAATACCGCGTTTTTTGGCATCTCCCCAGGAAGGTTCATCTTCCTCGGTGGTTTTGGCCTCTTTAGCCCTCCAGGCCTCTCTACCCAAATTGCAGATTAAAGGCATCTGCATCATTGCATCGTTCTGCTGCAAAGCTGCTAGTTTATCCCTCTCCATTACCGAATAGGTGTATTCCAAACCATAACCCAGAGCCCCTGTCGAGGGATCCATGATCACCCTCTCGGAATCCATTCCCAAATTTGTTATTAAAATGTTGAGTTGCTTGGCCATATTCACATCTATCGGCGTTTGTCCCGACACAACATGATCAAAACCCAAGGCAGCAGCGGTTATGGATTTGTAATTATCCTCCTGGGCTGGGCCCAGAACTACCCTTTTCCCATGAGCAGCCTGAGCTACCTTCTTTAAGACCTCCATATCCTTTTCCACATTTCCTGAGCCGTAAATGATCAAGGGAATGGAAATCGCATCCAAAATGGATCTAACGGTTTGAGCAGCTTCATCGGAGCTGCGATTCTTTCCCGTGGGATCGGTTCCCAAGAGCTGAAGGCAGATCAAATCAGCTCGATACTGGTCCTGACACTTCCTGGCCCACGCCGCGGGATCATCGATTACATCTTTAAAGGGCTCCAAAGCGACCTCGGGCCACCCTTCGGGAACCACATCATAAACCTCCATGGCTATGAGGGGCTTGTGGGGCATCTCTCCCTCGAATAGATGGAAGGAGAGAGTACTCTCTCCACCGACGGTAATTTCGGTATCCCCACTTCCGATGGTCACTTCTCTGATCTTGCCCATATATTTCTCAAAGAGCGGTACAAAAGCCATTTAAACCCCCTTGTTCGTTCACGGTTCACCGAAATATTTTTAAATACGTCAACGATGAGTAGATTGGATTTTGGCTGCCTTAACGGTATTCTTTAGAAGCATGGCTATGGTCATCGGGCCAACTCCTCCCGGCACCGGCGTTATGGCTGCGGCTTTTTCCTTCACCGCATCGTAGTCAACATCGCCCACCAATTTATCATCAACCCTACTGATGCCCACGTCGATGACGACCACTCCTTCCTTAACCATACCCCTGGTAACCAGTTTTGGATGCCCCACGGCAACCACCAAAATATCGGCTCTCCTCGTGTGGGAAGCCAAATCCTTGGTCTTGGAGTGGCAAATGGTGACCGTAGCATCATTGTGTAAAAGCATTAAGGCCATGGGTTTCCCAACGATGTTGCTTCTTCCCACCACCACAGCGTCTTTGCCTCGAATCTCTATCTTCATCTTCCTCAACAACTCCAATACCCCATGGGGTGTGCACGGTGGATAGAGGATTTCACCAATGGTCAGATTACCCACATTAAAGGGGTGAAAACCATCGACATCCTTTTGGGGATCGACGGCGTTTAAAACCTTCCGGGTGTCGATGTGATCGGGTAATGGTAGCTGAACGAGGATGCCATGGATCGAAGGATCATTATTTAAATCAGTGATTAGTCTCAAAAGTTCTTTCTCGGAAACATCTTTGGATAAAGGATATTTTTTCGATAGAATACCCAAGTTTTGACAGGCTCTCTCTTTCTGGCGGATATAGATCATGGATGCAGGATCCTCGCCAACCAGAATAACCGCTAACCCGGGGGTAATATTCCTCTCTTTAAGGATTTTTATCTCCTCTGATAATTCACGGTAAATGCTGGAAGCTATCTCTTTCCCGTTGATGATTTTAGCCGTCATCTCCCTCACCCCTTAAGTGATTTTTGTCAAAAGCTCCTCCATTATCCCATCAACGGCTCGCACGGCCTTAGAGGTCTCCGGAAGCTCGAGCAGGGACCGATGTTCTAAATCGTATCGGGGAATGAGCTCATCATTTGGCACTATTCCCGCCAATTTAAGCTCACCTTTCTTCAACTCGCTTAATACCGAAGGATGGGGTTTCCCTTCTATCCGGTTGATTATTAGGAAAATTTTTTTGATCTTCAATTTGAGCTCGCTTGCCAGGTCTCTTATCTTCACCGCCGTTTCAACCCCTCTTAAGGTAGGATCGGAGACGACCAATAGGAAATCCACATCCCTCGTAGTGCGCCTGCTCAAGTGCTCCATACCGGCTTCGTTATCTATCACCACATACTGGTAGTTTTCTGATAGAGCATCCAAGCATCTCCTTAAGATTGTATTTGCATAGCAATAGCATCCTAGTCCCTCGGGTCTTCCCATGCTCAGTAAGTCGAACTTCTCCGACTCAACTAAAGCCTCCTGAACCTTGAATTCGATGTACGTATCCTTCGATATTCCAGGCGGCAGTTCACGGATGCTCTCCAACACCTCTTCCCGAATACTACCTATAGTGGACTTGAGTTCCACCCCCAAGGCTTCGTACAGGTTTGTGTTGGCATCGGCATCCACTGCCAAAATGGGTGTCTTTCCTTTTCGGCATAAATAACTGATGATCAACGCCGCGAGGGTAGTTTTTCCGGTGCCACCCTTCCCAGCCACAGCTATTATGCAACTCAACAAACTCACCACAATTATGTTGCTTTTATATTGCTTTCCTCGTAAGAGCTTTTATCCTTCCTTTCATGGAGGGGAAGAGATCCACATTGGTGTGAGGGAGAAAGAGAGCCGAAACGTATCTCTCCATGAACTTGGAACTAGTACTTAAATCAAGATAGGCCATTTTCTTAGCAATTTTTTTGGCTTTCTCCTGCATTTCCCGCGATAGACAAGCAAAGCAAGCACCGAGCAAGGATCCATTCCCTACGAAAGTGAACTTCTCCATGGGAAGTTCTGGTAGGAGACCGATGGTTATGGCTTTATCGATCTCCAAATAGTTTCCAAAGGCTCCGGCGATGATGATATTTTCTATATCCTGGAGCTTGAGATCCAAACTCTCCACCAACACCGTTATCCCTGCAAAGACAGCTGCTTTAGCCCGCATCAAATTATCGATATCGACCTCGGTGATCACGATATCCTTACCCGTGGCAGTCTCGCCAGCCCAGGCCAACACATATTCAGCCCCATATTCCTCCTCTCGGATCCTTGGGGTTTCGAGTTCCAAATTCATCTTTCCCCTCTGGTTGATCACCCCGGCCAGGAATAGTTCAGCCACGGCATCGATGAGACCTGAACCGCATATCCCCGATGGTTTCGTGAGACCGATCGTTATTATCATGGGTTCAAGGGTCACTGGATCAATGCGAATTTGCTCTATGGCTCCCCTTGTAGCTCGCATGCCGTGTTTAATGCCGCCGCCTTCAAAGGCGGGACCAGCTGAGCATGAGCAAGAGAGCAACCAATCGGAGCAACCCAAGACCATTTCTCCATTGGTCCCCACATCCGTGTACAATGTGAGTATATCTTCCTCTAAGAAATTTGAAGCAAGTATCCCGGCCGTTATGTCACCACCCACATAGCTAGCTACGCAGGGAAAACAATAGAGATACGCCTGAGGAACAACACTCATCCCCAAATCTCCACATTTCACCCAAGGGAAGGAAGTGGCAGCTGGGATGTATGGTTCTTCTCTTATATATTTGGGATTGAGTCCGAGGAGGAGATGGGTCATCGTGGTATTTCCAGCCGCTACAAGGACGCTTATATGCTCCGGTTTTATCCTGGCTTTCTTTATCAATCTTTCGATCAATCCATTAATTGTGGAGACAACGAGGGATTGTAATTTAGCCAATCCATTCTCCTTCGTCGCAAAAATAATCCTGGTTATCACATCCTCCCCATAAGTTATTTGAGCATTGTAGTCTGAACTTTGAGCCAGGGTATAACCCTTGTTGAGATCTATGAGGCGAGCTACGATGCTCGTGGTGCCCACATCTATGGCTACACCATAATGCTGGGAGGTCGTGTCGCCCGGTTCCACCTGCGTGAGTCTGACCTCAGATCCCGTACTCAAAAGGGTCACCGTGATATCCCAATTGTTCTGCCTGAGGATATCGGGTAGCTTCCAGACAACCGAAATATCTGTGACGATGTTCTTTATGCGATGCTTCACACTAAGCTCCCTTTCGATCCGAGACAGGTCACTTAAGCTATCATCCAAGGAAGGTGGCTTCAATCTTAAATGAACCTTCCTTGCAGCTGGATCAAATTTTAAACTCGCGAGGCGCGCCTCCCACTCAGCGGTAGACAAGATATGTCCATAGGTAGGGACCCTTCTTTCCCTCTCCAAAATCTGTCTATCTGCCAGCCTGGATTCGATGGGAATCCTTACTTCGAGATCGCTCATTACCGCAGAACGGCAGGCGAGGACATAACCTTCCTTTATCTCCTCGGGTGATAGCATCGTCGTCGGCTTTGTGTCCACTATTCCCTTCTCTACAATCGCTCGACATTTACCGCAGGTGCCATCACCGCCGCAGAAGGCATTGATATGAACCTCAGCAGCTATCGCCGCTCGCAGGAGGTTTTCTCCATCTCTCACTCGAACTCTTCGATTGCTGGGATAAAATATTATGGTGTGTTCCTTCATGATCTCGCATCCTCGCTGTTCGCTGTTAGCCAACCAACCTTCCAACAACTTACATGATTCACCGTTCACGGTTCACAGTAATTATATCGAGATTAAGCTCGTATTTTGGAGCCCTAGAACAGTCCAACAATTCTCCCGTGCTCATCGATATCGACGTGCACAGCTGCAGGTACTGAGGGAAGTCCCGGCATTGTCCTCATTTCACCACAAATGGGGTAGAGGAATCCAGCACCGACGGAGGCTCGAATATCCCGAATGGGAACCCTAAATCCCCTTGGTCTCCCCTTCAAATTGGGATCATGCGAAAGGGAGAGATGAGTCTTGGCCATATTGATGGGCAATTTATCGAATCCCTGTTTTGTATATAGCTCTATCTTTCTGTCAGCCAAGGGAGTATATTCGACACCATCCGCTCCATAAATCTTGGTGCAGATGATCTCGATCTTTTCCTTGATGGGAATATCCAAAGGATACAGAAAATGGAAATCATTTGGTTCTTTGCAAACTTCGACCACCGCTTCGGCTAGTTCGATGGCTCCTTCTCCTCCCTTTGCCCAGACCTCGATGGGGATGGCATATTTGGCTCCAGCTTGTACTGCTTTTTCCTTTATCACCTCGATCTCCGCCTCGGTATCTGAGGGGAATCTATTGATGGCAACGACGACTGGAACGCCAAACAGCGACATGTTTTCAATCTGTTTTTCCAGATTTTCGCAGCCCTTATCCACGGCTTCGACATTCTCCTTCTCCATGAGTTCCCTGTCGATTGGTCTTCCAGGAATGGCTTTGAA
Encoded proteins:
- a CDS encoding AAA family ATPase, whose protein sequence is MSCIIAVAGKGGTGKTTLAALIISYLCRKGKTPILAVDADANTNLYEALGVELKSTIGSIREEVLESIRELPPGISKDTYIEFKVQEALVESEKFDLLSMGRPEGLGCYCYANTILRRCLDALSENYQYVVIDNEAGMEHLSRRTTRDVDFLLVVSDPTLRGVETAVKIRDLASELKLKIKKIFLIINRIEGKPHPSVLSELKKGELKLAGIVPNDELIPRYDLEHRSLLELPETSKAVRAVDGIMEELLTKIT
- a CDS encoding ASKHA domain-containing protein, which codes for MANSEQRGCEIMKEHTIIFYPSNRRVRVRDGENLLRAAIAAEVHINAFCGGDGTCGKCRAIVEKGIVDTKPTTMLSPEEIKEGYVLACRSAVMSDLEVRIPIESRLADRQILERERRVPTYGHILSTAEWEARLASLKFDPAARKVHLRLKPPSLDDSLSDLSRIERELSVKHRIKNIVTDISVVWKLPDILRQNNWDITVTLLSTGSEVRLTQVEPGDTTSQHYGVAIDVGTTSIVARLIDLNKGYTLAQSSDYNAQITYGEDVITRIIFATKENGLAKLQSLVVSTINGLIERLIKKARIKPEHISVLVAAGNTTMTHLLLGLNPKYIREEPYIPAATSFPWVKCGDLGMSVVPQAYLYCFPCVASYVGGDITAGILASNFLEEDILTLYTDVGTNGEMVLGCSDWLLSCSCSAGPAFEGGGIKHGMRATRGAIEQIRIDPVTLEPMIITIGLTKPSGICGSGLIDAVAELFLAGVINQRGKMNLELETPRIREEEYGAEYVLAWAGETATGKDIVITEVDIDNLMRAKAAVFAGITVLVESLDLKLQDIENIIIAGAFGNYLEIDKAITIGLLPELPMEKFTFVGNGSLLGACFACLSREMQEKAKKIAKKMAYLDLSTSSKFMERYVSALFLPHTNVDLFPSMKGRIKALTRKAI
- the cdhD gene encoding CO dehydrogenase/acetyl-CoA synthase subunit delta; this encodes MAFVPLFEKYMGKIREVTIGSGDTEITVGGESTLSFHLFEGEMPHKPLIAMEVYDVVPEGWPEVALEPFKDVIDDPAAWARKCQDQYRADLICLQLLGTDPTGKNRSSDEAAQTVRSILDAISIPLIIYGSGNVEKDMEVLKKVAQAAHGKRVVLGPAQEDNYKSITAAALGFDHVVSGQTPIDVNMAKQLNILITNLGMDSERVIMDPSTGALGYGLEYTYSVMERDKLAALQQNDAMMQMPLICNLGREAWRAKEAKTTEEDEPSWGDAKKRGILWEALTAISLALAGANILIMRHPEAVNLVRKAIDLLAEGKWCKV
- the folD gene encoding bifunctional methylenetetrahydrofolate dehydrogenase/methenyltetrahydrofolate cyclohydrolase FolD is translated as MTAKIINGKEIASSIYRELSEEIKILKERNITPGLAVILVGEDPASMIYIRQKERACQNLGILSKKYPLSKDVSEKELLRLITDLNNDPSIHGILVQLPLPDHIDTRKVLNAVDPQKDVDGFHPFNVGNLTIGEILYPPCTPHGVLELLRKMKIEIRGKDAVVVGRSNIVGKPMALMLLHNDATVTICHSKTKDLASHTRRADILVVAVGHPKLVTRGMVKEGVVVIDVGISRVDDKLVGDVDYDAVKEKAAAITPVPGGVGPMTIAMLLKNTVKAAKIQSTHR
- the nuoE gene encoding NADH-quinone oxidoreductase subunit NuoE; protein product: MEKICTCLEGEKTREIVKKYEGKEGVLVHILQDVQCEFGYLPENAMKVIAEELDISLAHVYGVASFYTRFYFTPRGENIIRVCVGTACHVRGSHAILEEFETNLGLKDGETSGDLKFTLETVSCVGCCALAPVVVINDVVSKEKNPKKIVAKLRGEEEQGD